The following proteins are co-located in the Periplaneta americana isolate PAMFEO1 chromosome 12, P.americana_PAMFEO1_priV1, whole genome shotgun sequence genome:
- the LOC138711228 gene encoding deubiquitinase OTUD6B, whose translation MDVIQTSEEELLQKHRKERKELQGKIQSLKKSSTKGDKKKKKEVTEEIARLELELEKKQQEELSQLKQDSLQEVATESCEEDVAVPRVSKAQRRRDKKASREKERERLIEEQEAENVHGPRNMELQAIQHLLKERKLMLKEIPSDGNCLYRAVDDQLQFLGDAGLGSQNLRALTAQHLRDNKSNFLPFLSHPDTGDLLTDEQYEDYCNEVAHTAAWGGEVELRALSHILKCCIEVIQATGPSVMVGTEYQDRKQAVLTFHRHMYGLGEHYNSVKPYVEEEEDGS comes from the exons ATGGACGTTATTCAGACATCCGAGGAAGAATTACTACAGAAAcatagaaaggaaagaaaagaattaCAAG GAAAAATCCAGTCACTGAAAAAATCCTCCACGAAAggagacaagaagaaaaagaaagaagtcaCAGAGGAAATAGCCAGATTAGAATTGGAATTGGAGAAAAAACAACAGGAAGAACTATCACAATTAAAACAG GACAGCTTGCAGGAGGTTGCAACAGAGTCATGTGAGGAAGACGTGGCGGTGCCCCGTGTGAGCAAGGCACAACGGCGGCGCGATAAGAAGGCATCGCGTGAGAAGGAGCGGGAGCGTCTGATAGAGGAACAGGAGGCCGAGAATGTGCACGGACCACGCAACATGGAGCTGCAGGCAATTCAGCATCTCCTGAAGGAGCGCAAACTCATGCTTAAGGAGATTCCTTCTGACGGCAACTG CTTATACCGTGCAGTTGATGATCAGCTGCAGTTTCTGGGGGATGCAGGGTTGGGTTCCCAGAACCTGCGGGCGCTGACAGCACAGCATCTCAGGGACAACAAGTCTAACTTCCTGCCCTTCCTGAGCCATCCTGACACAGGCGACCTGCTCACTGATGAGCAGTATGAGGACTACTGCAATGAAGTGGCGCACACAGCAGCCTGGGGTGGTGAGGTGGAG CTGCGGGCCCTGTCCCATATTCTGAAATGCTGCATCGAAGTGATACAAGCCACGGGCCCTTCTGTGATGGTGGGGACAGAATACCAGGACAGGAAGCAGGCTGTGCTCACATTCCACCGGCATATGTATGGACTAGGGGAGCACTACAACTCTGTGAAGCCCTATGTGGAGGAAGAGGAAGATGGCTCATAG